In a single window of the Flavobacterium sp. W4I14 genome:
- a CDS encoding putative circularly permuted ATP-grasp superfamily protein (product_source=COG2308; cog=COG2308; pfam=PF14403; superfamily=56059): MIEDFIKNYLNHPKTYDEMFLNGDHYRDHYSNFINNFSKESLENLNKKEELAKKLFMSQGITFTVYDSGEGIEKIFPFDIIPRIITSTEWSFIEKGIKQRLKALNLFLKDIYSNQFILKDQIVPINVIYSCPHFLREMHNVNVLHDIYIHIAGIDLIRDHDGTFYVLEDNLRTPSGVSYMLENREITKRLFPDLIPQCGVRSVTEYPATLYKNLMSLSPRAVSNPTIVLLSPGMYNSAYYEHTTLARLMGVELVEGRDLVVKNQKVFMKTTTGLQQVDVIYRRVDDDYLDPLVFNPNSVLGVAGLMGAYRKGNVAIINAIGNGVADDKAVYTYVPDMIRYYLNEEPILKNVPTYQLSNKDELDYVFANINTMVIKKTNGSGGYGMLMGHAASEQETDEYKIEVLKDPRNFIAQPTISLSSAPCFINGKLAPRRIDLRPFALNGPDGISIVPGGLTRVALKEGSLVVNSSQGGGSKDTWVLTS, from the coding sequence ATGATAGAAGATTTTATAAAAAATTACTTAAATCATCCCAAAACTTATGATGAAATGTTCCTAAATGGCGATCATTACCGGGATCATTATTCAAACTTCATCAACAATTTCTCTAAAGAATCGCTCGAGAACCTGAACAAAAAGGAAGAATTGGCCAAAAAGTTGTTCATGAGCCAGGGTATTACCTTTACGGTGTACGATAGCGGCGAAGGGATCGAAAAAATCTTTCCTTTTGATATTATCCCGAGAATTATTACTTCCACAGAGTGGAGTTTTATAGAGAAAGGAATAAAACAACGCCTAAAAGCGCTGAATCTTTTCTTAAAAGACATTTATAGCAATCAATTTATCTTAAAAGACCAGATTGTACCCATAAATGTAATTTATTCATGTCCGCATTTTTTAAGAGAGATGCACAATGTAAACGTATTACACGATATCTATATCCATATTGCCGGAATAGACCTGATAAGAGATCACGATGGAACATTTTATGTTTTAGAAGATAATCTGCGCACACCTTCGGGGGTGAGTTATATGCTCGAGAACAGAGAAATTACCAAAAGGTTATTCCCCGACCTTATTCCGCAATGCGGCGTAAGAAGTGTAACCGAATACCCTGCCACATTATATAAAAATTTAATGAGCCTCTCTCCCAGAGCAGTTTCAAACCCAACAATTGTACTGTTAAGCCCGGGCATGTACAATTCTGCGTATTACGAACACACTACCCTGGCCCGCTTAATGGGGGTAGAACTGGTAGAAGGACGTGATCTGGTGGTTAAAAACCAAAAGGTATTTATGAAAACCACCACTGGCCTGCAGCAGGTTGATGTGATTTATCGTCGTGTAGATGACGACTATCTTGATCCACTGGTTTTTAATCCGAACAGCGTACTGGGTGTTGCGGGCCTAATGGGCGCCTATCGCAAAGGTAATGTAGCCATTATTAATGCAATAGGCAATGGTGTAGCCGACGACAAAGCCGTTTATACTTATGTACCAGATATGATCAGGTACTACCTGAACGAAGAACCCATACTCAAGAATGTACCCACCTACCAGCTAAGTAATAAAGATGAGCTCGATTATGTTTTTGCAAACATCAATACGATGGTAATTAAAAAAACCAATGGAAGTGGCGGATATGGCATGCTAATGGGTCACGCTGCCAGCGAGCAGGAAACTGACGAGTACAAAATCGAAGTACTGAAAGATCCGCGCAATTTTATTGCCCAGCCTACTATAAGCCTGTCTTCTGCCCCCTGTTTTATCAACGGAAAACTGGCTCCCCGCAGAATCGATCTTCGCCCTTTCGCTTTAAACGGACCAGACGGCATTTCAATTGTGCCGGGCGGCTTAACCAGGGTGGCTTTAAAAGAAGGTTCGCTAGTCGTAAACAGCTCGCAAGGTGGCGGCAGTAAAGATACATGGGTTTTAACTTCTTAG